The following proteins are co-located in the Schistocerca nitens isolate TAMUIC-IGC-003100 chromosome 2, iqSchNite1.1, whole genome shotgun sequence genome:
- the LOC126237068 gene encoding tumor protein D54 isoform X1: MDDEPQSLEYEEDCYYAYISGSGTPSFDHNWPDDVDSSTFCIVDEHDESSLETESCSVETEFQKKPHNVKVTFQDISKPYLARVSSPKNYRRFLQLVKAEEAPTDVSPDSGINELQGLSPEEQERQKQEWQQELVKVEEEIQTLRHVLASKIKHSQELKRKLGISVWKEFQDDMSQSIRNVKESNIYQNVEDKLGKFSRAVTEAPLYQKTESVIKTTAEKTTTLLGGLGSSVTTKIGQLKNSDSFRSLEEKVGSAYENVKTKVVTSRSNSTQSFDEALREAEANRRPSNGASTPATTPTIPEEKPLS, encoded by the exons ATGGATGATGAGCCTCAGTCCCTCGAATATGAAGAAGATTGCTACTATGCATACATATCAGGATCGGGAACACCAAGTTTTGATCATAATTGGCCAGATGATGTAGATTCAAGTACTTTCTGTATTGTTGATGAACATGATGAATCATCCCTGGAAACAGAGTCGTGTAGTGTGGAAACGGAGTTTCAGAAAAAGCCACATAATGTCAAAGTAACATTTCAAGATATTTCAAAGCCCTATCTTGCTCGTGTCAGCAGCCCCAAAAACTACAGGCGTTTTCTGCAACTTGTGAAAG CTGAGGAGGCCCCTACTGATGTCTCACCCGATTCTGGTATCAATGAACTTCAGGGTTTGAGTCCTGAGGAACAAGAGAGACAGAAACAGGAATGGCAGCAGGAGCTTGTAAAG GTTGAAGAGGAAATTCAGACTCTCCGCCATGTCTTGGcatcaaaaataaaacattctcaagaactTAAACGTAAACTTGGGATAAGTGTGTGGAAGGAATTTCAAGATGATATGTCCCAGAGCATTCGAAATGTGAAGGAATCAAATAT TTATCAGAATGTTGAAGACAAACTAGGGAAGTTCAGCAGGGCTGTTACAGAAGCACCATT GTATCAGAAGACTGAATCTGTGATTAAAACTACAGCTGAAAAAACTACTACTCTTCTAGGTGGTTTAGGCTCCAGTGTAACAACAAAAATTGGGCAGCTGAAAAATTCAGATTCTTTTCGCTCTTTAGAAGAGAAGGTTGGGTCAGCATATGAAAATGTGAAG ACAAAAGTGGTGACTTCACGCTCCAACTCAACTCAGAGTTTTGATGAGGCTCTAAGAGAGGCAGAGGCAAACCGAAGACCCAGTAACGGTGCTTCGACACCTGCTACAACACCAACCATACCAGAAGAGAAGCCACTCTCCTAG
- the LOC126237068 gene encoding tumor protein D52 isoform X2, whose translation MDDEPQSLEYEEDCYYAYISGSGTPSFDHNWPDDVDSSTFCIVDEHDESSLETESCSVETEFQKKPHNVKVTFQDISKPYLARVSSPKNYRRFLQLVKAEEAPTDVSPDSGINELQGLSPEEQERQKQEWQQELVKVEEEIQTLRHVLASKIKHSQELKRKLGISVWKEFQDDMSQSIRNVKESNMYQKTESVIKTTAEKTTTLLGGLGSSVTTKIGQLKNSDSFRSLEEKVGSAYENVKTKVVTSRSNSTQSFDEALREAEANRRPSNGASTPATTPTIPEEKPLS comes from the exons ATGGATGATGAGCCTCAGTCCCTCGAATATGAAGAAGATTGCTACTATGCATACATATCAGGATCGGGAACACCAAGTTTTGATCATAATTGGCCAGATGATGTAGATTCAAGTACTTTCTGTATTGTTGATGAACATGATGAATCATCCCTGGAAACAGAGTCGTGTAGTGTGGAAACGGAGTTTCAGAAAAAGCCACATAATGTCAAAGTAACATTTCAAGATATTTCAAAGCCCTATCTTGCTCGTGTCAGCAGCCCCAAAAACTACAGGCGTTTTCTGCAACTTGTGAAAG CTGAGGAGGCCCCTACTGATGTCTCACCCGATTCTGGTATCAATGAACTTCAGGGTTTGAGTCCTGAGGAACAAGAGAGACAGAAACAGGAATGGCAGCAGGAGCTTGTAAAG GTTGAAGAGGAAATTCAGACTCTCCGCCATGTCTTGGcatcaaaaataaaacattctcaagaactTAAACGTAAACTTGGGATAAGTGTGTGGAAGGAATTTCAAGATGATATGTCCCAGAGCATTCGAAATGTGAAGGAATCAAATAT GTATCAGAAGACTGAATCTGTGATTAAAACTACAGCTGAAAAAACTACTACTCTTCTAGGTGGTTTAGGCTCCAGTGTAACAACAAAAATTGGGCAGCTGAAAAATTCAGATTCTTTTCGCTCTTTAGAAGAGAAGGTTGGGTCAGCATATGAAAATGTGAAG ACAAAAGTGGTGACTTCACGCTCCAACTCAACTCAGAGTTTTGATGAGGCTCTAAGAGAGGCAGAGGCAAACCGAAGACCCAGTAACGGTGCTTCGACACCTGCTACAACACCAACCATACCAGAAGAGAAGCCACTCTCCTAG